Genomic segment of Cydia fagiglandana chromosome 16, ilCydFagi1.1, whole genome shotgun sequence:
ACCATCACATTACTATCAACAACACCGAATACACATTCTAAATGAATGCGTTTAGTCTAGCTCATTATCTAGTTACAACTTACAACTCTTGACTGCCCGTAGGGGAACCTTGCTTGGTTGACCTTGTAATATGCTTTGCTATTAAGAGGGGGCATATCTCCaggaaattaaaagaaaacaaaagatAGTGCGCCTCGTGAAATGGGGTTGGTCATTTGTGACGGAAAATTTGCCCATAGTGTATCTTTTGTCTGAATTGATTAAAATTTTGCTCCTCAGATTAGTCCTGcagcgctggctatattttgagccctaacttaaagtaatattaaagtcaaattttttttcgcttacgaatgctgttttatgatgttaatcttacattttgttttgtgtcacagatattatttgctttttaagttatttaataatttgtggtaattatttttattttgaattattttggagaaaagaatattcgagagaaaacatgtaactgtgtcgcatttaggatagtttttttaatatgaaaacatagtttgtgtcaattacgtccattgcaatcggatactatgtcatactattcaaaatgactcaaaaaataattaaagttaaaataaattgctgacgtcgcatttaatcgtatcaatatgtacattacatgtttttgtgtcttattgaggcacagcttcataagatttttgataattttgttctaacaggctattaccataacaaaagaatattaaggttactagagttcacaccttattaatataaaaggcgggataaataagaaatatgaatttgtgtcagtttcatccattgcataaacaaataatacaaaaataatgttcgcgttcatacgacgctagcgggtggctcttaacgggcaacgcgggccatgcacggggagcgggcgcggcgggcgcggcgcgaccttggcgtgacggcgggtaagggcctctctctaaaaaccacacgttgcgtacgcaacgcatgtttacttcgcctgcgtgccaaattaacgcaacttatgcaaagttatactactacaaagagaacttatagatattgtacattatgtcaccatttagcaaaataactgtaagtgtgtaagtaagaaagagaattaaggtctgtttatatCTATACACATTGAGAATGTGAAATTCCTCTTTGACATTCGTTACGTAATGTCGTAATTAACAAATATGCGACATATCcatcctgagggcctaccgcgaacatcgcaattcgcaaattgcggacatctttctctgtcacttttattacgtctaattggagtaaaagagaaagagttcgcaatttaaaaactttagtgttcacggttacgcatcatatacttgtgacaatgacagggaaaaggtaccacttgagtaaaatttgcttattaatgccgtgacttgaggtaactttcattctttgataaaaatattacttcttgaacttaatttatattaatgttattaatattttgatttctatatctaattatctaatcaagtctaacttcaatatatcttaattatatggactaataaattttaatataaacatttttttttcattataaatagcacaaaccagtctttccatacttaacgtaaattatgcacattatttttttaatgtttttttttgttcttagcatttttttacaatagatattattaattacacgTATTGAGGTTACTTAAAGCCTGTTTATTCttatgttttgaatacatttaccttaaataataattaccaacacttttgatagttcaagcttcttggataatacctttgggttcaattggcgtaaaggacattttggcgaaaataagttatatccactaccgtagcctcaaagggcttaactgacaaaacgcgatttaccaggagagccaaaaatcagttttgtttgaggaaaaaaatcagaccttttttgtttgtttgaataaactaatgcctgtatgtggcttattcctaactttttgaggtcttttaaactgatttcttgaacttacaatacaatgcttattaacgaaaatagcatgtctgttacgccaaaaaacacgactgtttttaagaagggcGTCCCTTACGTCTCTTCTTGATTGTTTATCTTATTAGAAAAAGGGCGTAATGTACTAAActttaaactgttttagtaccatttggcgtaaatccaataatttcgttgccatattgccaatattgctactacttgcatttagggaacactatacttctaagtacttactataatttacatttttgttcCGAAAAAATATAGAGATGTAGTATTCACTGTTAAGTTTTTccacatttttgttattttgaatacttaaacgtggaaaaggtcgttttctGAGCCACTAAAACAAtgttctatttatttgtttaggtatattacttcaacagaatcactgctgtcctaccattgatgtatatattgatatacaacaatttctaataaattaatttaactatagaaagtattatgcgttatttctgtttgtaatgttaattagattataaattttacttttacataaaaatactattaggtacaatagtagtttagaaatttcatatgcctattcagtaaaacttaatgaatatgatcgcatatttatgacattacattagagtagaaaaaggccaggcttacgtacttttaaatgcaaacgtTAATTTAACTTAacagtaactttcataagggtaatcctgtaaattagggtttaaacaaaaaagtattaatgatacgttttaatcaataggtattaccaatgacccagtcacaaacaaaactaaaagttatcagtcttaccttaattaaacgccataattatcatttgaatatagtcatattttattattttcataaaactgatgaaaaagtacccactagttcagtttaaattgtcaaaatttagtaaccctataaataaagcaatgagcacatgagcaggtaatgcaagtacctacttaataaaaaaattcacaaGGATATAGGGAAGTATAACTAGCTCATCccacttaaacacaaaaaaacaacaattataaacccgaaattatacatagtatgggggcgtatctcgtacattgaattatctaacaCTCGTGTAAACATCCATTAGTTGTGGGCGTAACGTACATTTAGCACTCAAAAAGCGCAAAGAGGCGTaacggacaaaaaattaccacatatttatttaataaaatttcccaTGCAAAAGACATGCACGCAAATCATACACAAAGTTGGGAGTTACGCCAAAATGTCtcacaaaatttttttgaattggcagatacggccaaatgcgttggaaaattgtgttcaagcattgatttttcatagtGCTTAAaggacatttttttcaagttatcgagacgttaaataatactattcgatagaaaaaaaaatactgagtataactgtattttcgcaattttgtcccttacgccctttgagcctacggtagtcgttatatacagttttgttcagaattccaagcgctttcgttcgatatctcttaaaaagttgcctttatgacccaatttttgcactatgagcttgcaaaaacagcttatctCAATGGTAAattaccagttataaattagaaatatggatattatcgtaaaggttaccgctataaatattgttgtaaatgacttacatgtgttttgtcgtcctttaagcccttcatttgtcttgatgatttttcatgTCGTCTTTATTTTCGTCCCTTTTGCGGAGGAAACTGAGGGCTGCTGGGGTGCTGACGCGAAACAATTTGTGCGTGACATAGGCAAAAGGGAGAGGATCCCCACTCTGAATCTTTTCTGGTGCAGAGGCTGTCcatagccatccagcggggtaatgccatgagtattatgggcacttttgcaccggaagcgataaagaacgggtttgactaatagttactgtgtaattatttttaagatgtaaaattcctatgtatgaaaattttaataaacaaagttcttAGGATTTTAGATACTATACTACATATTATAACTCTAATCGGGATATACCTGGCATAATCAACTaccgtttgatacatttttaagcttCGTAACAGTAAATTATGCTGAGAAAAGTTAACATGTGTACCGTGACTGGTAACTAATACACCCcgaatttggaataaaatagtCTGATAACGTCTCTTACGTCCCCCTAATAAACAAGATTcactaaattatcaaaaatttcatgggcgtaaaggacattcatagtgtttttgaccaattttaaaggaaattaacttctttcgtatttaatttatagATATGATTGCTAATTCAGGTTAAAGAGACTAACATTTTGAGTACTTTTCCAATACACATCAAAAACATAGCTCGATAAACcacaaatatatattataaacatttttaaaaaatgcagttttttcgcgtctcctgaaaagtagcattttgtcctttacgccaattgaaccaaaAGGTAtcgtaataatatatattactaaaattaataaaatcagtctttatattatgtatcaactaggtacatattatagttGCACATGCAAGTGCAAATATTTTCATTGCATTCAATTCATGCTATGTTGTGGGGGGGCGTGGCTAACGATAATCGCAAGCCAACATTTTTTCTCATAATTATACCAACCCGGTGGAGCCCGTAATATcaccaaaataattaaaacaattatattctgctcctcaaacgaacatactttttttttcaataacttttataatttatgaagtcttgtattcaatgtacatcatcatcattataattgACGTTGCCAGGCTTTATAcatcacaaaattagcaatacattgcgtcttaaaataatcttaaaaagtgttctaaatatcgaataaaagtaatttttaaaggcgctgatgtgacattctcattcaaaaggtagggaccactttgtcgtttaccataaagacgaaactttattgtatctttatacaaataacctgtcagagagtccttatggcaaggataaagtagtaccttttgattgcgaacttcacgaatgttggtcagtatgaggagcctaTGAAAAGatgcctccgaatgaaataaatacactgtaatggctcctctacacgatgggccaatgccggccactccaagggacgcatttatgcgttagagggagcaagtgatattgctatctcattctaccgcatggctgcgttccttggagtggccggcgttggcccatcggatagagaagccataatgttcatctaacaagcaccctacccgcgtaggtagccttccccgcgtacgccgttcatgcaaagttttattttgccaaatagtaaaaaaccgtggttgaaaatgacccaaattatgaatgttgtctcgatgtggcattataataatgtagacgtaaacttaataacatgaatatttttttgtgacagatacttgatttttataagaaaaaaaaatattaaaaataaaagcggtggatgaatttgacacacatttgtttgaataacatattataatatcctgtgaagtacaacacttcacttaccgactataattttattttaggcattttaggttcactattaggtatttattaaatgtcattatacccgtggatgaaaatgacacaaaatgcgtgtgtaTGTCGGAAGCCACTTCgcttttacagggaaacaaagaatttcatctcgaatattgtttttaccgaatgctgtttaaaaaaagaaatacctaaatttctacctaagcaaatacctaggatgacacaaattattattattaggtttagtatgtggtctggaaactatatgtaaaaaataagcaacattaataatcttataacttcaaaagttattgctatcGGACTAGATGGCTCGGGTATATATCACGTAATATGcaaatgaaatttaaattagaAATGTTTTCGTGATTTTTCCTATCGAGCCAACTTTAACTTTTAAGGTTTTGGTTGAAGTCTGcacttgcaaataaataatatattacgtTTCGTGATATATTTTATGGTGTTTGCCTTTGACGagtaaaaattaatatttcCGTTAGCCCCCTCTTAAGGTTCACGATATGACGGAGTAATCATAGAGAATTAGCGGCCGAAAAAATCCGTCTCTGATATATTGATGTGACGGCGGATGGTGGGCGTTATCGGCATAATGGCGTTGTACTGGCTAGTTGCTTTGGTGCTGGTGGGGGGTAGGATGGTGGACGGCAACGCGGAGGTCATGAGCCATGTGACTGCGCATTTTGGGAAGGCTCTGGAACAATGCCGCGAGGAAGTAAAGATTTTAATGTTTTTGGATAACTTTCAATCACGTACAAGGTATTGGAATAAATAGCCTTTGACCTTATTTAAGCAATTTTTTGCTTTATCAGAAtcattgtgtctaaaaataatatattttttatttatttattatgaatgggcttactcatggccacagactagccgaggcgtagacgtggcctacgatggagcgagctcgcccagaaggtgcctgttcactcttgatttgaaggttgccgggttataagaacacggaaatatagacgccggcaaggaattccattccttggcagtgcgcataaggaaagtagaagcaaagcgcttcgtgcgaattggtggaatatctaccaagtaaggatggaaaccggccgtgcgtctaaaagtccgatggtagaatggggacggtggaataagctcgtgtagctcttgggcacactccccgaagtgcaacctgtagaataccgacaggctggcgactttccgccgatgggccaaagactgaagcttagccgttagcttcttgtcgccaatcatcctcctggctctgcgctccactgagtccaaagcggcgagttggtatttagctgagccatcccacaggtggctgcaatactccatacacgaccggacttgagctttgtaaagtgttagaagctgtccaggtgtgaagtatcgcttcaccttatttaggactcccagctttctggccgcagtttgtgctttagactcaatgaagctgccgaagctgaggactgaactcagctccatgccgaggagttccaggctgtcggcaataggtacagatgcaccccggaaagaaggagtcaggtcgaatggactccgttttgcggaaaatagacacgtctgcgttttggaggcattgaacgtgaccagattgtcatcaccccactgggaaacgagactaagggtcaagttcattcgctcaaccatggcctctctctgtgaacgtatatcctccctgctgtcccctgcactagccaaatatctctcaacaaccgtactgtcatctgcataacctacaatgctgggttgcagcatgtcgttaatgtggagcaggaaaagggttgcggagagaacagacccctgaggaacaccagcgtcaatggccatgaggtccgaagagcagccatcaataactactctgatcgaccgttcactcaagaaatcagatagccagctacaaaagtcagcagggatgccgtatgcaggaagcttgctaaggagacttgcgtgccaaaccctgtcaaaggccttcgagatgtccagtgaaacagcaagcgcttcaccgttcctctcgatggcctcgccgcagcagtgcgtgacatacgctaaaagatccccagtagaccgacctcggcgaaagccatattgacggtcactgagcagatcatttgcttcgaggtatgccagcagcttgccgttaagtaccctttccatgactttacagagcatggaggtaatggcgattggtcggtaattgcagggatcagcacgactacccttcttgggtactggctgcacgtttgcaagcttccaggatttcggcaccgttcttgtttggagagagaggcggtacaggcatgtcagtacaggagacaactcaggcgcacactgctttagtacacgtgcaggtataccgtctggtccattggccttattcacgtcaagattctgcagagctcggcgtacctctttttgatgtatagcaattctctgcatagaggaactgcattgaggtagcgtaggtggaagttttgagcctgcatctagacgtgaattgctcgcaaacagagaagcaaacaagtttgctttctctgtcgcggagtgggccagtgtcccatcaggtttctgcagaggtggcaatgtgggtcggcagaagttggattcgaccgctttcgacagggaccagaaccgcttgctaccaggagggtaggaggcgagtttggcccctattcgactgacgtggtcgaatcgagcctttcgaagcacccatttgcaggacttggcagctgagttaaaggcttttttcctcgcgcgaaccctctgtgctccagctttggtatcgcgggctaatacccaagcctggtatgcagactgcttaagggcctcggctcgagcacagtccgaattgtaccatgctcgggtcttgtgatcgagcgataggtcggagaacggaatgaaatattccattccctgccgaatcacatccgcaacagcctcagcagaacacgaggggtcacccgaagaaaaacagacctgccgccaggggaaagacgcaaagaaatgccgcatctcatcccagtccgctgactcgtatcgccatactctcttcgtgcccctagggcagagatcaggaggagagtggatcgacacggatttcactagacagtgatcggacgatcctagcggagctgagaccgaaaccgagtgcctgtctggatcagttgtcagcagaaggtcaaggcaattgggtgtatggtcagtaacatccggtatccgcgtcgcaacatttaccagctgggtaaggtttagggatacagcaaatttgcgcgcttccctcccagcgtggcaagtattcttgaacgggaacagccactcctcgtggtgggcgttaaagtccccaaggaatacgagttgagccgcagGGTACCGCGTAACAATCGGTAATATAAGGATAATATTGAATGCGCTAAGTGACTACAATCTTGCAATTTCTGATAGAGTATATTTGTTCTGCAGTAAAATCAAagctaaacatttttttttgaacGAATTCTAAACAaggttaagtatttatattgtcTTCCTTTACAAGTTGTCTGGTAAAGATCGATCAATAAGTATTTTAGGGGTATAACTGCCTCTTTTCCTTCATTAAGGAATTTAGGTACAAAAAGAGTTGTATCTACATGGTAACATATTAAACATCTTCAATCATCTTTTTCccattaatacatatttagtaatttttcaattaatttttattaacattcaaatactcaaataattttattataaacgtGTACTTACATATGTTTCCAATAATaaatccgcaacgcaggctacgtccggtggctacaaatgcaaatcagcaacatgcctcgtcccaaacataccaaggatgatatccgcaacaggcttcgtcattaTAAAATCTAAGAAGTTAACCAATATTTAACCGTCACGAATCGTACCTGGCTCAAATGTCCCCATTACGCTGGCAGCGTTACCGCGCTGAATGGCCAATGAGATCTGTTGGACCAGGTAGGTACGATCCGGAACGAGATCCCATTAATTGACATCATACATTAAAGATTTTCAACCCACACCCACAGTCCCAGCTGACCCCAGAAATTCTGGACGAGTTCCACAACTTCTGGCGCGAGGACTTCGAGGTGGTCCACCGCGAGCTGGGCTGCGCCATCATGTGCATGTCCAACAAGTTCTCTCTGCTGCAAGATGATGCCCGCATGCACCATGAGAACATGCATGACTACATCAAGAGCTTCCCTCAAGGTATTTCCAAACTTTTGTTTCAAAGCCATCATGTGCATGTCCAACAAGTTATCCTTGCTGCAAGATGATGCCCGCATGCACCATGAGAACATGCATGACTACATCAAGAGCTTCCCTCAAGGTATTTCCAAACTTTTGTTTCAAAGCCATCATGTGCATGTCCAACAAGTTATCCTTGCTGCAAGATGATGCCCGCATGCACCATGAGAACATGCATGACTACATCAAGAGCTTCCCTCAAGGTATTTCCAAACGTTTGTTTTAAAGCCATCATGTGCATGTCCAACAAGTTATCCTTGCTGCAAGACGATGCCCGCATGCACCATGAGAACATGCATGACTACATCAAGAGCTTCCCTCAAGGTATTTCCAAACTTTTGTTTCAAAGCCATCATGTGCATGCCCAACAAGTTATTCTTGCTGCAAGACGATGCAGGCAATGTACCATAGGAATATGCATGACTACGTCAAGAGCT
This window contains:
- the LOC134671706 gene encoding general odorant-binding protein 2-like; its protein translation is MALYWLVALVLVGGRMVDGNAEVMSHVTAHFGKALEQCREESQLTPEILDEFHNFWREDFEVVHRELGCAIMCMSNKFSLLQDDARMHHENMHDYIKSFPQGDILSAKMVELIHNCEKQYDDIPDDCNRVVKVAACFKVDAKKAGIAPEVTMIEAVLEKY